One segment of Gemmatimonadota bacterium DNA contains the following:
- the hisB gene encoding imidazoleglycerol-phosphate dehydratase HisB: MSSRTAHIQRKTSETDIDLTLSLTGKGESNIDTGIGFFDHMLTALARHGLFDLTVTCKGDLEVDAHHTVEDVGICLGLALSNALGDKTGIARFGSAYVPMDEALARAVVDLSGRAHLIYNATFAEERIGAFPTALGLEFFTALAHNGRLNLHIDLIRGNNAHHGMEAIFKAVARSLRQAVTLDNRISGIPSTKGSL, translated from the coding sequence ATGTCCTCTCGCACCGCACACATCCAGCGCAAAACCTCTGAAACCGACATAGACCTCACCCTCAGCCTCACGGGCAAGGGAGAGTCAAATATCGACACCGGCATCGGCTTCTTTGACCACATGCTCACAGCCCTTGCCCGCCACGGTTTATTCGACCTCACCGTCACCTGCAAAGGCGACCTCGAAGTCGATGCCCACCACACCGTCGAAGACGTCGGCATCTGCCTGGGCCTTGCCCTCTCCAACGCACTGGGCGACAAAACCGGCATCGCGCGATTCGGCTCCGCCTATGTACCCATGGACGAAGCCCTCGCCCGCGCCGTAGTCGATCTATCAGGCCGCGCGCACCTCATCTACAACGCCACATTTGCCGAAGAACGCATCGGCGCATTTCCCACAGCCCTGGGCCTCGAATTTTTCACCGCACTCGCGCACAACGGCCGCTTAAACCTGCACATCGACCTCATCCGCGGCAACAACGCGCACCACGGCATGGAAGCCATCTTCAAAGCCGTCGCCCGATCCCTGCGACAGGCCGTCACCCTCGACAATAGGATCAGCGGCATACCCTCGACCAAAGGAAGCCTGTGA
- a CDS encoding HAD family hydrolase, which yields MNAQPAAFIDRDGTINIEVHDLNRVEQLQLIPRAGEAIARLNQAGYPVIVITNQSAIGRGLLTEPGLSEIHRELKHQLSACNASIDAIYHCPHHGRDNCTCRKPAPGMILRAASEHNIDLAGSIMIGDNATDLEAGWNAGCRAALVRTGSGENALAEIDRQTRNRINYIGRDLFDVIDQMLRE from the coding sequence GTGAACGCACAACCCGCAGCATTCATCGACCGCGACGGCACAATCAACATCGAGGTCCACGACCTCAATCGCGTGGAACAACTCCAGCTCATACCCCGCGCCGGAGAAGCCATTGCGCGCCTCAACCAGGCCGGTTATCCCGTCATCGTCATCACCAACCAATCCGCCATCGGACGCGGCCTGCTCACAGAACCTGGACTCTCTGAGATCCACCGCGAACTCAAACATCAATTGTCAGCCTGCAACGCATCCATCGATGCCATCTACCACTGCCCCCATCACGGGCGAGACAACTGCACCTGTCGCAAACCCGCGCCGGGCATGATTTTGCGCGCCGCCAGTGAACACAACATCGACCTCGCGGGTTCTATCATGATAGGCGACAACGCAACCGACCTCGAAGCCGGATGGAACGCCGGCTGTCGCGCAGCCCTCGTGCGCACCGGCTCTGGTGAAAACGCCCTTGCAGAAATCGACCGACAAACGCGCAACCGCATAAACTACATCGGTCGCGACTTATTCGACGTCATAGACCAGATGCTCCGGGAATGA